A genomic window from Thiomonas arsenitoxydans includes:
- a CDS encoding rhodanese-like domain-containing protein — protein sequence MIKQLSVRELADKIEAATAPITDWQFLDVREPWEFQMAAIKHPHCPVTHIPMSIVPLRQNELDQSKPLVVICRSGNRSMMIARFLEQNGFGELYNLNGGMTAWSREIDPSVPIY from the coding sequence ATGATCAAGCAACTCAGCGTGCGCGAACTAGCCGACAAGATCGAAGCCGCCACCGCCCCCATCACCGATTGGCAATTCCTCGACGTGCGCGAGCCCTGGGAATTTCAAATGGCGGCGATCAAGCATCCGCACTGCCCCGTGACCCACATCCCCATGAGTATCGTGCCCCTGCGGCAAAACGAGCTCGATCAGAGCAAGCCGCTGGTCGTCATCTGCCGCAGCGGCAACCGCAGCATGATGATCGCCCGTTTTCTGGAGCAAAACGGCTTCGGCGAGTTGTACAACCTCAACGGTGGCATGACCGCCTGGTCGCGCGAAATCGACCCTTCGGTGCCGATTTACTGA
- a CDS encoding protein-L-isoaspartate O-methyltransferase family protein — MSIEQARFNMIEQQIRPWNVLDAGILELLGSVRREDFVPAAYRGLAFMDTEIPLPCGQNMLAPKVEARILQELAVRKDEWVLEIGAGSGFMAALLGHRAAAVQTLEIHEELVTMARANLQRAGMNNVTVEQADGAHYAKSAEFDVIVLSGSVAQIPQDLLQRLKPGGRLAAIVGDEPVMRAQIVTRATATDFRTRDLFDTVATRLEHFPEPSRFQF; from the coding sequence ATGAGCATCGAGCAAGCCCGTTTCAACATGATCGAGCAGCAGATCCGTCCCTGGAATGTGCTGGACGCCGGCATCCTCGAACTGCTGGGCAGCGTGCGCCGCGAAGACTTCGTGCCCGCGGCCTATCGCGGTCTGGCCTTCATGGACACCGAAATTCCCCTGCCCTGCGGCCAGAACATGCTCGCCCCCAAGGTAGAGGCGCGCATCCTGCAAGAACTCGCGGTGCGCAAGGATGAATGGGTGCTCGAAATCGGCGCGGGCAGCGGCTTCATGGCCGCGCTGCTCGGCCACCGCGCCGCTGCGGTGCAGACCCTGGAAATTCATGAAGAACTGGTGACCATGGCGCGCGCCAACCTGCAGCGCGCCGGCATGAACAACGTCACCGTCGAGCAGGCCGATGGCGCGCACTACGCCAAAAGCGCCGAATTCGATGTGATCGTGCTCTCCGGCTCGGTCGCGCAAATTCCGCAAGACCTGCTGCAACGCCTCAAACCGGGCGGGCGGCTGGCGGCCATCGTCGGCGACGAACCCGTGATGCGCGCGCAGATCGTCACCCGCGCCACCGCCACCGACTTCCGCACCCGCGATCTGTTCGATACCGTGGCCACGCGGCTGGAGCATTTCCCCGAGCCGTCGCGCTTCCAATTCTGA
- a CDS encoding Nramp family divalent metal transporter, with product MSYASTLDQRTAQAAHVALSGDPKSVQGLRRILPFIGPAVVASVAYVDPGNFATNIQAGAQHGYTLLWVVLWANLAAILVQGLSAKLGIATGRNLPELIRERFPRKLVWFYWVQAEIVAMMTDLAEFLGAALALHLLFGLPMGASVLAAFVVVMGILTLERKGFRPLELVVAALVGVIALGYGLQLALSHPALLPILQGTLRPSFGGSSDAVYLAVGILGATVMPHVIYLHSSLTQRRIQVPVQRRALLMRFAWKDVMLAMGLAGLINMAMLAVAAATFHQQGLAANDLSEAYRTLTPMLGAGAATVFALALLASGISSSVVGTMAGQVVMQGLVGFTVPLWVRRLVTSLPAVGVVMLGIDPTRTLVFSQVVLSFGIPFALVPLLLFTSNRGLMGELVNRPTVRWVGWAVTALIIALNALLLCKLI from the coding sequence ATGTCGTATGCCTCCACACTCGATCAACGCACCGCTCAGGCCGCGCATGTCGCCCTGAGCGGAGACCCAAAAAGCGTGCAGGGGCTGCGGCGAATCTTGCCTTTTATTGGCCCGGCGGTGGTGGCCTCGGTGGCGTATGTCGATCCGGGCAACTTCGCCACCAACATTCAGGCGGGCGCGCAGCATGGCTACACCCTGCTGTGGGTGGTGCTCTGGGCCAATCTGGCGGCGATTCTGGTGCAGGGTCTGTCGGCCAAGCTGGGCATCGCCACCGGACGCAATTTGCCGGAACTCATCCGCGAGCGTTTCCCGCGCAAGCTGGTGTGGTTTTACTGGGTGCAGGCCGAGATCGTGGCGATGATGACCGATCTGGCGGAGTTTCTCGGCGCGGCGCTGGCGCTGCATCTGCTGTTCGGCCTGCCCATGGGGGCTTCGGTGCTGGCGGCGTTTGTCGTGGTGATGGGCATTCTGACGCTGGAGCGCAAGGGTTTTCGTCCGCTGGAACTGGTGGTGGCCGCGCTGGTGGGAGTGATTGCGCTGGGCTACGGCCTGCAACTGGCGCTGAGCCATCCGGCCTTGCTGCCCATCCTCCAAGGCACGCTGAGGCCGAGTTTCGGCGGCAGCTCCGATGCGGTGTATCTGGCCGTGGGCATTCTGGGGGCGACCGTCATGCCGCACGTCATCTATCTGCATTCCAGCCTGACGCAGCGGCGCATTCAGGTGCCGGTTCAGCGCAGGGCGCTGCTGATGCGTTTCGCCTGGAAGGACGTGATGCTGGCGATGGGGCTGGCCGGTCTGATCAATATGGCCATGCTGGCGGTGGCTGCGGCCACCTTTCATCAGCAGGGCCTCGCGGCCAATGATCTGAGCGAGGCCTATCGCACTCTCACGCCGATGCTGGGCGCTGGGGCGGCCACGGTGTTCGCCCTGGCGCTGCTGGCCAGCGGCATTTCGAGCAGTGTGGTGGGCACGATGGCGGGGCAGGTGGTGATGCAGGGGCTGGTGGGTTTCACCGTGCCGCTGTGGGTGCGCCGTCTGGTCACCAGCTTGCCGGCTGTCGGGGTGGTGATGTTGGGCATCGATCCGACGCGCACGCTGGTGTTTTCGCAGGTGGTGCTGTCGTTCGGCATTCCCTTCGCACTCGTGCCCTTGCTGCTGTTCACCTCCAACCGGGGTTTGATGGGCGAATTGGTCAATCGGCCGACGGTGCGCTGGGTTGGGTGGGCGGTGACGGCGCTGATCATCGCACTGAATGCGCTATTGCTGTGCAAGCTGATTTGA
- a CDS encoding NRAMP family divalent metal transporter produces the protein MSASSTLPQPGPRALSRLAIFLAVLGPGLVVMLADTDVGSVITAAQSGAQWGYQLLSLQLVLIPILYVVQELTVRLGIFTGKGHGELIRETFGARWAWVSVAGLAVASVGAIITEFSGVAGVGALFGVPRGWSLGLAAFFLLAVVWTGSYRRVERIAIALGLFELVFVWVAFRAPIDGAQVLQGLGHVPVQHPAYWYLVAANIGAVIMPWMVFYQQSAVADKGLKPEQYTAARWDTAVGAVLTQLIMAAVLMVTAAVLWSGHSTAPLNTVGQIAQALTPTLGETLGRTVFGLGILGAAMVAAIVVALAAAWGFGEVTGYKHSLELHPAQAPWFYTVFSAGVIGGALVVAFVPDLVALSIGVEVMNALMLPLVLGFLVALATKALPPEHRLRGAYFWVVVAVVVLTAGLGVYGGLSSLV, from the coding sequence ATGTCCGCAAGTTCCACCCTGCCACAGCCCGGCCCCCGGGCGCTGTCACGACTGGCCATTTTTCTGGCCGTGCTCGGCCCGGGGCTGGTGGTCATGCTGGCCGATACCGATGTCGGCAGCGTGATTACCGCGGCGCAAAGCGGGGCGCAGTGGGGCTACCAGTTGCTCAGCTTGCAGCTGGTGCTTATCCCCATTCTGTATGTGGTGCAAGAGCTCACCGTGCGGCTGGGCATTTTCACCGGCAAGGGGCATGGCGAGCTGATTCGCGAAACCTTCGGAGCGCGCTGGGCCTGGGTGTCAGTGGCGGGCCTGGCGGTGGCTTCGGTCGGGGCCATCATCACCGAGTTTTCGGGGGTGGCCGGGGTCGGGGCGCTGTTCGGCGTGCCGCGCGGCTGGAGTCTCGGTCTGGCGGCGTTCTTTCTGCTGGCGGTGGTGTGGACGGGGTCTTACCGCCGGGTGGAGCGCATTGCCATCGCGCTCGGGCTGTTCGAACTGGTGTTCGTCTGGGTGGCGTTTCGCGCGCCCATCGATGGCGCGCAGGTGTTGCAGGGGCTGGGCCATGTGCCGGTGCAGCATCCGGCGTACTGGTATTTGGTGGCGGCCAATATCGGCGCGGTCATCATGCCGTGGATGGTGTTCTATCAACAGTCCGCCGTGGCCGACAAAGGGCTCAAGCCGGAGCAATACACCGCTGCCCGCTGGGACACGGCGGTGGGCGCCGTGCTTACCCAGCTCATCATGGCGGCGGTGCTGATGGTGACCGCAGCGGTGTTATGGAGTGGGCACAGCACCGCGCCGCTCAACACCGTGGGGCAAATTGCGCAGGCGCTTACCCCGACGCTGGGCGAGACGCTGGGGCGCACCGTATTTGGCCTGGGCATTCTGGGCGCAGCCATGGTGGCTGCCATCGTGGTGGCGCTGGCGGCGGCCTGGGGGTTTGGCGAAGTCACCGGCTACAAGCACTCGCTGGAACTGCATCCGGCACAGGCGCCGTGGTTCTACACCGTGTTCAGCGCGGGGGTGATCGGCGGGGCGCTGGTGGTGGCCTTCGTGCCCGATCTGGTCGCCCTGTCCATCGGGGTGGAAGTGATGAACGCCTTGATGCTGCCGCTGGTGCTGGGGTTCCTGGTGGCGTTGGCCACCAAGGCACTGCCCCCAGAGCATCGCCTGCGCGGCGCGTACTTCTGGGTGGTCGTCGCCGTGGTGGTGCTGACCGCTGGTTTAGGGGTGTACGGGGGGCTGAGCAGCCTGGTGTGA
- a CDS encoding undecaprenyl-diphosphate phosphatase translates to MDAHSAIVVVILGLVEGLTEFLPISSTGHLILAASLLGWVSDKAKVFEIAIQSGAILAVMWHYRMRIGEVLTGLTAAEPARRSTAWRFAINVIIGFIPAAILGLLFASAIKRWLFAPAPVALAFIVGALVIFWAEAWQKRSAQHVRIHHVDDMRASDALKVGIAQAFALIPGTSRSGASIIGGMLFGLSRAAATEFSFFLAIPTLLAATVYELYKNRALLSLSDVPTFGLGMAVAFVSALMVVRWLLRYVGGHSFVPFAWYRVVFGALVLVTAWGGWVNWSG, encoded by the coding sequence ATGGACGCGCATTCCGCCATCGTGGTGGTGATTCTCGGCTTGGTCGAGGGCCTCACCGAATTTCTGCCGATTTCCTCCACCGGCCACCTCATTCTCGCCGCCAGCCTGCTGGGCTGGGTGAGCGACAAGGCCAAGGTGTTTGAAATCGCGATTCAAAGCGGCGCCATTCTGGCGGTGATGTGGCATTACCGCATGCGCATCGGCGAAGTGCTCACCGGACTGACCGCAGCCGAACCCGCGCGGCGCAGCACCGCCTGGCGCTTTGCGATCAATGTGATCATCGGCTTCATTCCCGCTGCCATTCTGGGCTTGCTGTTTGCCAGCGCCATCAAACGCTGGCTGTTCGCACCCGCGCCGGTGGCGCTGGCTTTTATCGTTGGCGCCTTGGTGATCTTCTGGGCTGAAGCCTGGCAGAAGCGGTCGGCGCAGCATGTGCGCATTCACCATGTCGATGACATGCGTGCGAGCGACGCGCTGAAGGTCGGCATCGCGCAGGCGTTTGCGCTCATTCCCGGCACCAGCCGCTCGGGTGCTTCGATTATTGGCGGCATGTTGTTCGGCCTCAGCCGCGCGGCCGCCACCGAGTTCTCCTTCTTCCTCGCCATTCCCACCCTGCTGGCTGCCACGGTGTACGAGCTTTACAAAAATCGCGCTCTGCTCAGCCTGAGCGATGTGCCCACCTTCGGCCTCGGTATGGCGGTGGCGTTTGTCTCGGCGCTGATGGTGGTGCGCTGGTTGCTGCGCTATGTGGGCGGGCACAGCTTCGTGCCCTTCGCCTGGTACCGGGTGGTATTCGGCGCGCTGGTGCTGGTCACCGCCTGGGGCGGCTGGGTGAACTGGTCTGGATGA
- the trmB gene encoding tRNA (guanosine(46)-N7)-methyltransferase TrmB codes for MTADQNPATDDADALRQRGIRSFVLRAGRTTEAQTRALAELGPRWIVPYADAVTDWSAVFGRAAPRVLEIGFGMGDATAQIAAAKPETDFIGVEVHPPGVGALLQRIDAAKLSNLSIVQHDAVQVLRHMIAPYSLDGLHIYFPDPWPKKRHHKRRLIQPEFVRLAISRLRPGGYLHCATDWQPYAEHILEVLRAEPGLVNTAADYAPRPDWRPVSKFERRGLNLGHGVWDLVFTTR; via the coding sequence ATGACGGCTGACCAAAACCCCGCAACAGACGACGCCGACGCGCTCCGGCAACGCGGCATCCGCAGCTTTGTGCTGCGCGCCGGGCGCACCACCGAGGCGCAGACGCGCGCGCTGGCGGAATTGGGGCCGCGCTGGATCGTGCCTTATGCCGACGCCGTCACCGATTGGTCCGCCGTATTCGGCCGCGCCGCGCCGCGGGTGCTCGAAATCGGCTTCGGCATGGGCGACGCCACGGCGCAGATCGCCGCAGCAAAGCCCGAGACGGATTTCATCGGCGTGGAAGTGCATCCGCCTGGCGTGGGCGCGCTGCTGCAGCGCATCGACGCCGCCAAGCTCAGCAATCTGAGCATCGTGCAGCATGACGCGGTGCAGGTGCTGCGGCACATGATCGCGCCGTACAGCCTGGACGGACTGCACATCTACTTTCCCGATCCGTGGCCGAAAAAGCGGCACCACAAGCGGCGCCTGATCCAGCCGGAATTCGTGCGGCTGGCCATCAGCCGTCTGCGCCCGGGCGGCTATCTGCACTGCGCCACCGACTGGCAGCCCTACGCCGAGCACATCTTGGAGGTGTTGCGCGCCGAGCCGGGACTTGTCAACACGGCCGCTGATTACGCCCCGCGCCCGGACTGGCGCCCGGTGAGCAAATTCGAGCGCCGCGGTCTCAATCTCGGCCACGGCGTCTGGGATCTGGTGTTCACCACCCGGTGA
- a CDS encoding DNA-deoxyinosine glycosylase — MARSSASALASVVPSAPMLRGLAPAVRGDCRLLVLGSFPSVASLQAQQYYAHPRNQFWPIVGDLFGLELMQRPYAQRIEAVCERGLGIWDVYAHCRREGSLDSAIADALPNDLPALVARLPSLQLIAHNGGESARAMRITRSLGPEVRRLPSTSPANASWSLERKRAAWREAFIAANLI; from the coding sequence ATGGCTCGTTCGTCCGCTTCCGCCCTTGCTTCTGTTGTGCCGTCGGCGCCGATGCTGCGGGGGCTGGCGCCCGCGGTGCGGGGCGATTGCCGTCTGCTGGTGCTGGGCAGCTTCCCGAGCGTCGCCTCGTTGCAGGCGCAGCAGTATTACGCACATCCGCGCAATCAGTTCTGGCCCATCGTGGGCGATTTGTTCGGGCTGGAACTGATGCAGCGGCCCTACGCGCAGCGCATCGAGGCGGTCTGCGAGCGCGGGCTGGGCATCTGGGACGTGTACGCCCACTGTCGCCGCGAGGGCAGTCTGGACAGTGCCATTGCGGATGCGCTGCCCAATGATCTGCCCGCCCTCGTGGCGCGTCTGCCTTCGCTGCAACTCATCGCGCACAACGGGGGCGAATCGGCCCGCGCCATGCGCATCACCCGCAGCCTCGGCCCCGAGGTGCGCCGTCTGCCTTCCACCAGCCCGGCGAATGCGAGCTGGAGTCTGGAGCGCAAGCGTGCCGCCTGGCGCGAGGCATTCATCGCTGCAAATCTCATTTGA
- a CDS encoding class I SAM-dependent methyltransferase produces the protein MARKPTFPQPTLSEEDGVRHLHLGTPWIQGSMRIARPNDLELEYVQRMMAWMLLAPDAAWRGGTAVQLGLGAAAITKFMLKRLRLPCVAVELNPGVILAAHRWFALPEPGGKLQVLCADAGAYAADPAHAGSAAVLHVDMYDEQAAAPALESAEFYAACRQLLGEQGVMAVNLFSGPGHVRVLERNLQRIVAAFNQPGDSVWQLPPNRDGNLIAIALRDATQARLPTRAQLLERADAVAERTGGLPARRWARLLKRLHPAR, from the coding sequence ATGGCCCGTAAACCCACCTTTCCCCAACCCACCCTTTCCGAAGAAGATGGCGTGCGTCATTTGCATCTGGGCACGCCCTGGATTCAGGGCAGCATGCGCATCGCCCGTCCCAACGATCTCGAACTGGAGTATGTGCAGCGCATGATGGCCTGGATGCTGCTCGCGCCCGACGCGGCCTGGCGCGGCGGAACGGCAGTGCAGCTCGGGCTGGGCGCTGCGGCGATCACCAAATTCATGCTCAAGCGCTTGCGGCTGCCCTGCGTAGCGGTGGAGCTGAATCCGGGCGTCATCCTGGCCGCGCATCGCTGGTTTGCGCTGCCCGAGCCGGGCGGCAAGTTGCAAGTGCTGTGCGCGGATGCCGGCGCGTATGCGGCCGACCCCGCCCATGCGGGCAGTGCGGCGGTGTTGCATGTGGACATGTACGACGAGCAAGCCGCAGCCCCCGCGCTGGAGTCTGCCGAGTTTTATGCCGCGTGCCGCCAACTGCTGGGCGAGCAGGGGGTGATGGCGGTCAATCTGTTCAGCGGGCCGGGTCATGTGCGCGTGCTGGAGCGCAACCTGCAGCGCATCGTCGCGGCGTTCAACCAGCCGGGCGACAGCGTGTGGCAGCTACCGCCCAACCGCGACGGTAACCTCATCGCCATCGCCCTGCGCGACGCCACGCAGGCACGGCTGCCCACCCGTGCGCAGTTGCTGGAGCGCGCCGATGCCGTGGCGGAGCGCACCGGCGGCCTGCCGGCGCGGCGCTGGGCGCGCTTGCTCAAGCGCCTGCATCCGGCGCGTTAA
- a CDS encoding GspE/PulE family protein, which translates to MDVPRTPTRSADPSAPPKARSAPGAPPAAQGRLDWRELLQWLEADGLIDAAAGRYGWERCAHASGKLHALQRVALAGLKRLSDGRTLDLDVLTEWLAQRANLPYLRVDPLKVEISKIGDLMSTSYAERHRILPVAASTEAVTIATCEPFDRGWVPEMERMLRRPIELRVASPADITRYTVEFFNLARSVKHAQKNGSTGGVNQFEQLVELGRSGKALDANDAGVVQVVDWLWQYAFEQRASDIHLEPRRDMGVIRFRIDGVLHTVYQVPGSVMGAMTSRVKLLGRMDVVEKRRPQDGRIKTRRPSGDEVELRLATMPTAFGEKLVMRIFDPDVVVRDMPALGFPAHEARDWQRLTHQPNGVILVTGPTGSGKTTTLYSTLKRLATEEVNVCTVEDPIEMVEPAFNQMQVQPAIDLSFAEGLRALMRQDPDIIMVGEIRDRETADMAVQAALTGHLVLSTLHTNDAPSSITRLLELGVPSYLASATLLGVLAQRLVRTLCPHCKQPDDAFDQEAFRAAVAPWKTQSEVRPYKPMGCVECRNTGYLGRIGLYELLSCSEALRALLVRSPELGPLRAQAIKDGMKPLRLAGAIKVAEGVTTLDEVLRATPDPQR; encoded by the coding sequence ATGGACGTTCCCCGCACTCCCACTCGCTCGGCCGACCCTTCCGCCCCGCCCAAGGCGCGATCTGCACCGGGTGCGCCGCCTGCGGCGCAGGGTCGACTCGATTGGCGCGAACTGCTGCAGTGGCTGGAGGCCGACGGCCTGATTGACGCGGCTGCTGGCCGCTACGGCTGGGAGCGCTGCGCTCACGCCAGCGGCAAGCTGCATGCGCTGCAGCGCGTGGCGCTGGCCGGGCTCAAGCGTCTGAGCGACGGCCGCACGCTCGATCTGGATGTGCTGACCGAATGGCTGGCGCAGCGTGCCAATCTGCCGTATTTGCGCGTCGATCCGCTGAAGGTGGAGATCAGCAAGATCGGCGATCTCATGTCCACCAGCTACGCCGAGCGCCACCGCATTCTGCCCGTGGCGGCCTCCACCGAGGCGGTCACCATCGCCACCTGCGAGCCGTTCGACCGCGGCTGGGTGCCCGAGATGGAGCGCATGCTGCGCCGCCCCATCGAACTGCGGGTCGCCAGCCCGGCCGACATCACCCGCTACACGGTGGAGTTTTTCAACCTCGCGCGCTCGGTCAAACATGCGCAGAAAAACGGCAGCACCGGCGGGGTTAACCAGTTCGAGCAGTTGGTGGAACTGGGCCGCAGCGGCAAGGCGCTCGACGCCAACGACGCCGGCGTGGTGCAGGTGGTCGATTGGCTGTGGCAATACGCCTTCGAGCAGCGCGCCTCCGACATCCACCTCGAGCCGCGGCGCGACATGGGGGTGATCCGGTTTCGCATCGACGGTGTGCTGCACACGGTTTATCAGGTGCCCGGTTCGGTGATGGGCGCGATGACCAGCCGGGTCAAGCTGCTCGGCCGCATGGACGTGGTCGAAAAGCGCCGTCCGCAAGATGGCCGCATCAAGACCCGTCGACCTTCGGGCGACGAGGTGGAGCTGCGCCTGGCCACCATGCCCACGGCGTTTGGCGAAAAACTCGTGATGCGCATCTTCGATCCCGACGTGGTCGTGCGCGATATGCCCGCCCTCGGCTTTCCGGCGCACGAAGCGCGCGACTGGCAGCGCCTGACCCATCAGCCCAACGGCGTCATCCTCGTCACCGGGCCGACTGGCAGCGGCAAGACCACCACGCTGTATTCCACCCTCAAGCGCCTGGCTACCGAGGAGGTGAACGTCTGCACCGTGGAAGACCCGATCGAGATGGTCGAGCCCGCGTTCAACCAGATGCAGGTGCAGCCCGCCATCGACCTCAGCTTTGCCGAAGGCCTGCGCGCCTTGATGCGGCAAGATCCCGACATCATCATGGTCGGCGAAATCCGCGACCGCGAGACTGCCGACATGGCGGTGCAGGCCGCGCTCACCGGGCATCTGGTGCTGTCCACCCTGCACACCAACGACGCGCCGTCGAGCATCACCCGCCTGCTCGAACTCGGCGTGCCGTCCTACCTCGCCAGTGCCACCTTGCTCGGCGTGCTCGCGCAGCGCCTGGTGCGCACGCTATGCCCGCATTGCAAGCAGCCCGACGACGCCTTCGACCAAGAGGCCTTTCGCGCGGCCGTGGCGCCGTGGAAAACGCAATCTGAGGTGCGCCCCTACAAACCCATGGGCTGCGTGGAATGTCGCAACACCGGTTATCTCGGCCGCATCGGCCTGTATGAGCTGCTGAGTTGCAGCGAGGCGCTGCGGGCGCTGCTGGTGCGCAGCCCGGAACTCGGGCCGCTGCGCGCGCAGGCCATCAAAGACGGCATGAAGCCGCTGCGCCTGGCTGGCGCCATCAAGGTGGCCGAAGGCGTCACCACCCTCGACGAAGTGCTGCGCGCCACCCCCGATCCACAACGCTGA
- a CDS encoding DUF4197 domain-containing protein, translated as MKTRPLALPLALAAVLALAAPLPAMAFDLGSLTNQLSGALGTAQAPAQQAAQPNSAGQGGGASSGVVNAAVAALSNGEVDQGLKTALSRGADIAVKELGRENGFYGNAKWRIPLPPAIEKASGLMRMAGMGAQADQLDLAINRAAEAAVPEAKTLLVDAVKSMSVQDAKGILTGGDEAATDYFKRKTEAPLTQKFLPIVAKATDKVGLAQTYNRFAGQAAQFGLVKADQASIQQYVTQEALNRLYQAIGEQEKAIRTDPVGTGSKLLSKVFGAALGR; from the coding sequence ATGAAAACACGTCCCCTGGCTTTGCCTCTTGCCCTTGCCGCCGTGTTGGCGCTCGCCGCGCCACTGCCCGCAATGGCCTTCGATCTCGGTAGCCTGACCAACCAGCTCAGCGGCGCGCTGGGCACGGCGCAGGCGCCTGCGCAGCAAGCCGCGCAGCCGAACTCGGCCGGTCAGGGCGGCGGGGCGTCTTCGGGCGTGGTGAATGCCGCGGTGGCGGCACTGAGCAACGGCGAAGTCGATCAGGGGCTGAAGACCGCACTATCGCGCGGCGCGGACATCGCGGTGAAAGAGCTGGGCCGCGAAAACGGCTTCTATGGCAACGCCAAGTGGCGCATTCCCCTTCCGCCCGCCATCGAGAAGGCCAGCGGCCTGATGCGTATGGCCGGCATGGGCGCTCAGGCCGACCAGCTCGATCTGGCCATAAACCGCGCCGCCGAAGCCGCCGTGCCCGAGGCCAAAACCTTGCTGGTGGATGCAGTGAAAAGCATGTCGGTGCAAGACGCCAAGGGCATTCTCACCGGTGGCGACGAGGCCGCGACCGATTACTTCAAACGCAAGACCGAAGCGCCCTTGACGCAAAAATTCCTGCCCATCGTCGCCAAGGCCACTGACAAGGTCGGCCTCGCCCAGACCTACAACCGCTTCGCCGGGCAGGCCGCGCAGTTCGGCCTCGTCAAGGCCGATCAGGCCAGCATTCAGCAGTACGTCACCCAAGAGGCGCTCAACCGCCTGTACCAGGCCATCGGCGAGCAAGAAAAAGCCATTCGCACCGACCCCGTGGGTACCGGCAGCAAGCTGCTGAGTAAAGTCTTTGGCGCGGCGTTGGGAAGGTGA
- a CDS encoding BrnA antitoxin family protein gives MSKTSNRPIVRIPTTEEDKAITAAARSDPDAQPLTPKQLKAMVPLASVRSRPKSANKKLLVSVRYSPEVITYFKSTGEGWQSLMDSVLRKYVARHSRGA, from the coding sequence ATGTCCAAAACTTCTAATCGCCCCATCGTTCGTATACCGACGACCGAAGAGGACAAAGCCATCACTGCGGCCGCTCGAAGCGACCCCGATGCTCAACCGCTCACTCCCAAGCAACTCAAGGCCATGGTTCCCCTAGCCTCGGTTCGTAGCCGCCCCAAGTCCGCAAACAAGAAGTTGCTCGTGTCGGTGCGCTACAGCCCCGAGGTCATCACCTATTTCAAATCCACTGGCGAAGGTTGGCAGTCCTTGATGGACAGCGTTCTCCGCAAATACGTCGCACGTCATTCTCGCGGTGCGTAA
- a CDS encoding BrnT family toxin translates to MRIEFDPAKDLSNQAKHGVSLAFAGELDWEAALVWIDARFDYGETRMIALAPKTGTLYYVAFIDRDNTRRIISLRRANRREVKHYVQNF, encoded by the coding sequence ATGCGTATCGAGTTCGACCCAGCCAAGGATCTCTCGAACCAAGCCAAGCACGGCGTGTCGTTGGCTTTTGCCGGTGAACTCGACTGGGAAGCTGCGTTGGTGTGGATCGATGCGCGGTTTGACTACGGCGAGACGCGAATGATCGCCCTCGCCCCAAAAACCGGCACCCTCTACTACGTGGCATTTATCGATCGCGACAACACGCGAAGGATCATCAGCCTTCGCCGCGCCAATCGACGTGAGGTCAAACACTATGTCCAAAACTTCTAA
- a CDS encoding inositol monophosphatase family protein, with translation MPTPHALPDLALVSALLRNAARAEILPRAQSPDPRLKADGTWVTDADLAMQTRVQHELAALWPHIPLLGEEMSAEAQQQLMAKEAASPDGPGLWVLDPLDGTSNFSAGLPVFGPSLAWMQGGRVRLGVVVDVMRDEVFSAALSAGAFLNGQPLRVPATQVPLSKTIACIDFKRLSAPLATQLAMRPPYSSQRSIGSVALDWCWVAAGRFHLYLHGSQGLWDYAAGSLILSEAGGHGQTLAGEAVFNNTLEKRSAVCAGDAGLFAQWTQWLAANGGALD, from the coding sequence ATGCCCACACCGCACGCCCTCCCCGATCTCGCCCTGGTCAGCGCCTTGCTGCGCAACGCCGCACGCGCCGAAATTCTGCCCCGTGCGCAGTCGCCCGACCCGCGCCTGAAGGCCGACGGTACCTGGGTCACCGACGCCGATCTGGCCATGCAAACCCGTGTGCAACACGAACTCGCCGCCCTCTGGCCGCACATCCCTTTACTGGGCGAAGAAATGTCCGCCGAAGCGCAACAGCAACTCATGGCGAAAGAAGCCGCCTCGCCAGACGGCCCCGGCCTGTGGGTGCTCGACCCGCTCGACGGCACCAGCAACTTCTCCGCCGGTCTGCCGGTGTTCGGCCCCTCGCTGGCGTGGATGCAGGGCGGCCGGGTTCGGCTGGGCGTCGTCGTCGATGTGATGCGCGACGAAGTCTTCAGCGCCGCCCTGAGCGCCGGCGCATTTCTCAACGGCCAGCCCTTGCGCGTACCCGCAACACAGGTGCCGCTATCCAAAACCATCGCCTGCATCGACTTCAAGCGGCTTTCAGCCCCGCTGGCCACGCAGTTGGCAATGCGCCCACCCTACAGCTCGCAACGCTCCATCGGCTCGGTGGCGCTCGACTGGTGCTGGGTCGCCGCAGGCCGCTTCCACCTCTACCTGCACGGCAGCCAGGGCCTATGGGACTACGCCGCAGGCAGCCTCATTCTCAGCGAGGCCGGCGGCCATGGTCAGACCTTGGCGGGCGAAGCCGTGTTCAACAACACCCTGGAAAAACGCTCGGCCGTGTGCGCGGGCGATGCGGGATTGTTTGCGCAATGGACGCAGTGGTTGGCTGCGAACGGCGGCGCGCTTGACTGA